In a genomic window of Polycladomyces abyssicola:
- a CDS encoding ParB N-terminal domain-containing protein — protein MTNLLSTLQLIDTDQICLHEAHEPSRLHRICEAIKREGVLRHPPLGIRMRDGRYLIIDGAHRTCALKKLGCLRIPLQVVTKEEVMLESWEHMVPVGTWLDRLRHHPRLRWEERVDEANPVAEVVEQDGRSFFLVPVEECNHALSRLHLWHEVVDAYSRNCAVQRLPQGGGQLPDEGKVILRYPVCRLEELEQIVLSGNVMPAGVTRFVVSGRLLNLRIPLHLLTQQVISDEWEKLCRQWSDSLRLYDEPVYYCEV, from the coding sequence ATGACCAATCTATTGTCCACACTCCAGTTGATTGACACGGACCAAATCTGTCTGCATGAGGCCCATGAACCTTCCCGGCTGCACCGAATCTGTGAAGCGATCAAACGGGAGGGGGTTCTGCGACATCCACCGCTCGGCATCCGGATGCGGGACGGTCGGTATCTCATCATCGACGGGGCACATCGCACGTGTGCGCTGAAAAAACTGGGGTGTCTCCGGATTCCGTTGCAAGTGGTGACCAAGGAAGAGGTGATGTTGGAATCTTGGGAGCACATGGTGCCGGTCGGTACGTGGTTGGACCGTTTGAGGCATCATCCTCGGCTGCGTTGGGAGGAACGGGTTGATGAGGCGAATCCCGTGGCCGAAGTGGTGGAGCAGGATGGACGGAGTTTCTTCCTGGTGCCGGTGGAAGAGTGCAATCATGCTTTATCCCGTCTCCATCTCTGGCATGAGGTGGTGGATGCCTACAGCCGGAACTGCGCCGTTCAGCGTTTGCCACAAGGGGGCGGACAGCTGCCGGATGAGGGGAAGGTGATTCTCCGTTATCCTGTTTGCAGGTTGGAAGAGTTGGAGCAGATCGTTTTGAGCGGAAATGTGATGCCAGCGGGTGTCACCCGATTTGTTGTCAGCGGTAGGTTATTAAACCTCCGCATTCCGTTACACTTGTTGACCCAACAAGTGATTTCGGATGAATGGGAAAAGCTTTGCCGACAGTGGTCGGACTCCTTGCGACTGTATGACGAACCCGTATATTATTGTGAGGTGTAG
- a CDS encoding IucA/IucC family protein, whose protein sequence is MTNKPFVMSAEPSADKSMMLAEAATMERLLNAYLRETETFNPTIDPDHPAWMGLPASVREVIHEQGLPMKIELKVTGRTIWGAIRYLSSFGHHRYGSAFWVEEDVKGEAICRRLQNAIEMAGLLLREMAAHHAKSGDGDNRVRLMLDQIHNSVRKTGQYVRSRLQSDRSLWDFTGEERMLAAEQSLVYGHPFHPTPKSAEGFEPDDLSRYAPEMGASFALHYFAADPELVEETLLGYSDETLFPDPVLEAAKRKLAPERQHFKLLPVHPWQAQHVKQWPLVQQLIRTGQLIDLGEQGNRVYPTSSVRTVWDPTHAFIYKLPLDVRITNFVRVNPPEQVQRTVDAGRVLARLNEQIPYAGFTVLLEAGYRTLSLKEATPEERKRLAESLAVIFRENPLFQSDEKFVQASPTVVAALLEQPPSAGEAPIWEAVRLSAKMEQAQPERSHVQKWLKQYLEISLVPILWLFLEHGVSMEAHVQNAMVTIQDGWPVHFYVRDLEGVSISRERVGKNLLSDVAEDSPALYSDREAWHRLKYYVFVNHLGHLIHTLAFHSQLDEVSLWRTVGEVLRDSGLFASSERKPYLMDLLEGKSLPAKANWISCFQKRGETPLYVDIPNPLACVRWN, encoded by the coding sequence ATGACCAATAAACCGTTTGTTATGTCTGCTGAGCCATCTGCCGACAAAAGCATGATGCTGGCAGAAGCCGCGACAATGGAACGTTTGTTGAATGCATACCTTCGGGAGACGGAAACTTTTAACCCGACCATCGATCCGGATCACCCTGCGTGGATGGGGTTGCCGGCATCAGTTCGGGAGGTAATCCATGAACAAGGGTTGCCGATGAAGATTGAGCTGAAGGTGACCGGGAGAACGATTTGGGGTGCCATCCGCTATCTGTCATCTTTCGGGCATCATCGTTACGGTTCCGCTTTTTGGGTGGAGGAGGATGTGAAAGGGGAGGCAATTTGCCGTCGACTGCAAAATGCCATCGAAATGGCAGGCCTCCTTCTCCGGGAAATGGCTGCCCATCATGCCAAGTCGGGTGACGGAGACAATAGGGTCCGTTTGATGCTCGACCAGATCCACAATTCGGTCCGGAAAACGGGGCAGTATGTACGAAGCCGTTTGCAATCCGATCGTTCATTATGGGATTTTACCGGAGAAGAACGGATGTTGGCGGCGGAACAATCATTGGTCTACGGACACCCGTTTCACCCTACCCCCAAAAGTGCGGAAGGTTTTGAACCGGATGATTTGTCCCGCTATGCACCGGAGATGGGAGCTTCTTTCGCCCTGCACTACTTCGCTGCGGACCCGGAACTGGTAGAGGAGACGCTTTTGGGATATTCAGATGAGACGCTGTTTCCTGATCCGGTTTTGGAAGCGGCGAAGCGGAAATTGGCGCCGGAGCGTCAGCACTTCAAGTTGTTGCCCGTTCACCCTTGGCAGGCACAACATGTCAAGCAATGGCCCCTGGTACAACAGCTGATTCGGACGGGACAATTGATAGACTTGGGTGAACAGGGAAACCGGGTATATCCGACGTCTTCCGTGCGGACCGTTTGGGATCCCACACACGCCTTCATTTACAAGTTGCCACTCGATGTGCGCATCACCAACTTCGTCCGGGTCAATCCGCCGGAGCAAGTGCAGCGGACCGTGGACGCTGGCCGGGTTCTCGCCCGATTGAACGAACAGATTCCGTACGCCGGTTTTACTGTGTTGCTGGAGGCGGGATATCGCACACTTTCGCTGAAAGAGGCAACGCCGGAGGAGCGGAAACGATTGGCTGAAAGTTTGGCAGTCATTTTCCGGGAGAATCCCTTGTTCCAATCTGATGAAAAATTCGTCCAAGCGTCTCCAACCGTGGTAGCGGCTCTTTTGGAACAACCTCCATCGGCAGGCGAAGCTCCCATCTGGGAAGCGGTGCGTTTATCGGCAAAGATGGAACAGGCGCAGCCGGAACGCTCTCACGTGCAAAAATGGTTGAAACAATATTTGGAAATCTCATTGGTGCCGATATTGTGGCTGTTTTTGGAACATGGGGTCAGTATGGAAGCGCATGTACAAAATGCGATGGTTACCATACAAGACGGTTGGCCTGTCCATTTTTACGTGCGGGATTTGGAAGGCGTCAGCATCAGCCGAGAGCGGGTGGGGAAAAATCTTTTGTCCGATGTGGCCGAGGACAGTCCGGCTCTCTATTCGGACCGTGAAGCGTGGCACCGGTTGAAATACTATGTGTTTGTCAATCACCTGGGTCATCTCATCCATACGTTGGCTTTCCACAGCCAATTGGATGAAGTTTCACTGTGGCGGACAGTTGGTGAAGTTCTGCGAGATTCCGGTTTGTTCGCATCATCGGAAAGAAAGCCCTATCTGATGGATTTGTTGGAAGGAAAAAGCTTGCCGGCCAAGGCGAATTGGATCAGTTGTTTCCAAAAACGTGGGGAAACACCGCTCTATGTGGACATCCCCAACCCGTTGGCCTGTGTGAGGTGGAACTGA
- a CDS encoding IucA/IucC family protein encodes MEKTVVEALQSEQLVSVRRRIFRQLIESLIYEGIVRYQAENQGEEAVYSIEGRDETGNRVTYTCSGRRRFTFGRVRLTNRPVMRSVGNVTTEAESLGQFLLETREAIGADENRLVHFIEELEQTLIKDTLAQYHRFQQQQSFEGSGYDDLEGKVMDGHPYHPGYKSRIGFDYIDHYRYGPEFQPDIRSLWLAVRRDATRWAVSRDLDVDAFLLAELGQEQVERFAETVRSQGADPDDYLWVPVHPWQWQNRIVPSFHRELREKRLILLGMSKDVYRPQQSIRTLANFSSPEKAYLKLAMSIVNTSTGRVLAPHTVVNAPAVTDWLKGLVESDPYLKEQKRVVLLGEVMGISYDPPALSDLVQSATYGVLGCIWRESLHSYMDAGEEAVPFNALSVVDLDGRPLIDPWVREYGVEPWLKQLLETSVLPIIHLLYAHGVALESHAQNMVLIHRQGWPSRLALKDFHDGIRFAKNHLADPEKCPNLLATPEYHARVNRNSFIETDDLQLVRDFVLDAFFFINLGELAMFLADHYGYEESRFWSLTRQVIETYQRQFPALQERFRLFDLFVPTIGVEQLTKRRLYPDTELRIHQVENPLYTVATN; translated from the coding sequence ATGGAGAAAACGGTCGTTGAGGCGTTACAGTCAGAACAGCTGGTATCAGTACGGCGGCGCATTTTCCGTCAATTGATCGAGTCACTGATTTATGAGGGAATTGTCCGTTATCAGGCGGAAAATCAAGGAGAAGAGGCAGTCTATTCCATCGAAGGCCGGGATGAAACGGGAAACCGGGTGACCTATACGTGCTCGGGGCGCAGAAGGTTTACGTTCGGTCGCGTACGTCTCACTAACCGACCGGTGATGCGCTCTGTCGGGAACGTGACGACGGAAGCTGAATCACTGGGGCAATTTTTGCTGGAGACCCGCGAGGCGATCGGGGCGGATGAAAACCGTTTGGTCCATTTCATCGAAGAATTGGAACAGACCCTGATCAAAGATACACTGGCTCAATACCATCGCTTTCAACAACAACAATCATTTGAGGGAAGCGGTTATGACGATCTGGAAGGAAAAGTGATGGACGGCCATCCCTATCATCCCGGTTACAAGTCTCGGATCGGATTTGATTATATCGACCATTATCGATACGGACCTGAGTTTCAACCAGATATCCGTTCATTGTGGCTGGCGGTACGCCGGGACGCAACGCGTTGGGCCGTTTCTCGGGATCTGGATGTCGATGCATTCCTGTTGGCGGAGCTGGGTCAAGAGCAGGTGGAAAGGTTTGCGGAAACAGTGCGGAGCCAGGGAGCTGATCCTGACGATTATCTTTGGGTACCGGTCCATCCGTGGCAATGGCAAAACCGGATTGTCCCTTCGTTTCACCGGGAATTGCGGGAAAAACGGCTCATTCTGTTGGGCATGTCCAAGGATGTGTATCGCCCGCAACAGTCGATTCGAACGTTGGCCAATTTCTCTTCACCTGAAAAAGCTTATCTCAAACTGGCCATGAGTATCGTCAACACTTCCACCGGTCGTGTATTGGCGCCGCATACGGTGGTGAATGCACCGGCTGTCACCGATTGGCTGAAGGGGCTCGTGGAGAGCGACCCTTACCTGAAGGAACAAAAACGGGTTGTACTGTTGGGAGAAGTGATGGGGATCTCGTATGATCCACCCGCATTGTCCGATTTGGTACAATCAGCTACTTACGGGGTGCTGGGTTGTATCTGGCGGGAAAGTCTGCATTCCTATATGGACGCGGGGGAAGAAGCGGTACCTTTCAATGCGCTGAGCGTAGTGGATCTGGATGGACGGCCGTTGATCGATCCCTGGGTTCGGGAATACGGTGTGGAGCCATGGCTGAAGCAGTTGTTGGAGACCAGTGTGCTGCCCATCATCCACCTGCTGTACGCACACGGAGTGGCATTGGAATCCCATGCGCAAAACATGGTACTGATTCATCGGCAGGGATGGCCGAGCCGGTTGGCGCTCAAAGATTTCCACGACGGGATCCGGTTTGCCAAAAATCACCTTGCTGATCCCGAAAAATGCCCCAACCTCTTGGCAACACCGGAATATCACGCACGTGTCAACCGCAACTCGTTTATTGAAACAGACGATCTTCAATTGGTGAGAGATTTTGTGCTGGATGCGTTTTTCTTCATCAACCTCGGAGAACTGGCGATGTTTCTGGCGGATCATTACGGGTATGAAGAAAGCCGGTTCTGGTCGCTCACCAGACAAGTGATTGAAACCTATCAACGACAGTTTCCGGCGTTGCAGGAACGTTTCCGGCTGTTTGACTTGTTCGTACCGACGATCGGTGTGGAGCAATTGACCAAACGCCGTTTGTATCCCGATACGGAATTGCGGATTCATCAGGTGGAAAATCCATTGTACACTGTAGCGACCAATTGA
- a CDS encoding MFS transporter — protein MNVMLGRNAGFAVLWSGQFLATAGLTVMVPLLPFYLTHLGVKDPAANRFWTGLCVAAPAVTLCLVSPVWGRIGDRWGRKWMVVRALFGLAGCLLLMSFCQTPFQFFLCRLLQGAFGGVVDAASAYASSEAPKEERGKVLGMLQSATAAGSLIGPLIGGVLADWIGFRALLWAIGVLTGISGAVAVVVLRETYKPKAEETPKTRVYGTWITLMGHARLRSFLIAGLCAQIGVFGLVVVFAPYVQGLGGTDGQASTWVGILQAVTWGASMLGAPWWGVQNDRRKVEINLFWAVLGCAVSILLQVVPSHVYWLIPLRLLQGFCFSAVMQSVMLAVTEESTKENRGLWIGAANSFLVLGQLLGPLTVAVLGGLLSNGWLIVIMGMTFLVGAVALNRSESWKSVVLPSIQVGFERWKMKDDQ, from the coding sequence ATGAACGTGATGTTGGGGCGAAACGCCGGTTTCGCAGTTCTTTGGAGCGGGCAGTTTTTGGCGACAGCCGGGTTGACGGTTATGGTTCCGCTGCTCCCTTTCTATCTAACCCATCTGGGTGTCAAGGATCCGGCCGCCAACCGGTTTTGGACAGGATTGTGCGTGGCCGCTCCGGCTGTGACCCTCTGTCTGGTATCGCCCGTGTGGGGGAGAATCGGGGATCGCTGGGGGCGCAAGTGGATGGTCGTCAGAGCCTTGTTCGGCCTCGCCGGTTGTCTTTTGCTGATGAGCTTTTGCCAAACCCCGTTTCAATTTTTTCTCTGCCGTCTGCTTCAGGGGGCGTTCGGCGGGGTTGTCGATGCTGCTTCCGCTTATGCAAGCTCCGAGGCACCGAAGGAGGAGCGCGGAAAAGTGCTGGGGATGCTGCAGAGCGCTACAGCGGCGGGGTCCCTGATCGGTCCGCTCATCGGTGGTGTATTGGCGGACTGGATCGGGTTTCGCGCGTTGTTGTGGGCTATCGGTGTTCTGACGGGAATCAGCGGCGCAGTGGCGGTGGTCGTGTTGCGTGAGACGTACAAGCCCAAAGCAGAGGAAACTCCGAAAACCCGCGTGTACGGTACCTGGATTACCTTGATGGGGCATGCTCGGTTACGTTCCTTTCTCATCGCGGGACTCTGCGCACAAATCGGGGTTTTTGGGCTTGTCGTCGTATTTGCCCCCTATGTGCAAGGATTAGGCGGAACGGACGGTCAAGCCTCCACATGGGTGGGCATATTGCAGGCGGTTACCTGGGGGGCCAGTATGCTGGGCGCTCCCTGGTGGGGAGTGCAAAATGACCGGCGCAAAGTGGAGATCAACCTGTTTTGGGCGGTGCTGGGATGTGCGGTCAGCATTTTGTTGCAGGTGGTGCCTTCCCATGTCTACTGGCTCATTCCGCTGCGCCTGTTGCAGGGGTTTTGTTTTAGTGCCGTTATGCAATCGGTGATGTTGGCGGTCACAGAGGAATCGACCAAGGAAAACAGGGGGCTTTGGATCGGAGCGGCCAATTCCTTTCTTGTTCTCGGCCAATTGCTGGGCCCCTTGACTGTCGCCGTGCTCGGGGGATTGTTGAGCAACGGGTGGTTGATCGTGATCATGGGCATGACGTTTCTTGTAGGAGCTGTTGCCTTGAACAGGAGCGAAAGCTGGAAATCCGTGGTTCTTCCCTCGATTCAAGTAGGTTTCGAGAGGTGGAAAATGAAAGATGACCAATAA
- a CDS encoding aldolase/citrate lyase family protein: MLRTNAVKRKLQEGKIVYGLFSSIPAPLMVEMIGCAGYDFVIIDSEHVSINLETLENMIRAAEAINLAALVRVPDCSPGPILRALDAGAQGVVVPHVRSKEEAEAAVRASRYYPEGNRSLNSGRPAGFAKMDLPTYIRVANEEIMVVVMIEDREGVERIDEILSVPGIDMVLEGAADLSQSYGIPWQTRSPIVKEALKRVQESASRRGVPYCAIPRAEEDFPALYQQGIRAFVLGDERGVSFRAMSAHLNRYQMKAEALIKEREPLMNRVERYILSERENGRGSLPAFIYDLDDLREHVRRCVQTLPKPCRLFYAIKANSEEPILRALTPIVDGFEVASIGEIRKVRVIAPDIPIIFGGPGKTDEEIEGAIDHRVQLIHIESEHELRRVATIAARRNITVPILLRVNLKGPLPQATLAMAGRPTQFGIEEPEIPDVIRLAQQLPSVRVEGFHLHSISNNLDAEQHVRLVEYYCDRVKEWVEMFGLSISYLNAGGGIGINYTELDKQFDWDLFVRRLEFMLATKCPPGVTVLFECGRFLTAACGFYAVEVLDIKKNHGKHFVIVRGGTHQFRLPVSWQHSHPFRVLPVERWDYPFPRKVLTDAQITVVGQLCTPKDVLARDVYVSRVRIGDVILFSHAGAYGWAISHHDFLSHPHPRHIYLGETEKEAGDGGDSTHDQSIVHTPVD, translated from the coding sequence ATGCTCAGAACCAACGCCGTGAAACGCAAATTACAAGAGGGGAAAATAGTCTACGGATTGTTTTCCTCCATTCCCGCGCCATTGATGGTGGAGATGATTGGCTGTGCGGGATATGATTTTGTCATCATTGACTCGGAGCATGTGTCCATCAATCTGGAGACACTGGAAAATATGATCCGCGCCGCCGAAGCGATCAATTTGGCTGCCTTGGTAAGGGTTCCCGATTGTTCGCCCGGTCCCATCCTGCGCGCGCTGGATGCGGGTGCGCAAGGAGTAGTAGTGCCCCATGTCCGGTCAAAGGAGGAAGCGGAAGCCGCTGTGCGGGCGAGTCGCTATTATCCGGAGGGGAATCGGAGTCTGAACAGCGGCCGCCCAGCCGGTTTTGCCAAAATGGATCTGCCTACATATATCCGGGTCGCCAATGAAGAGATCATGGTGGTCGTCATGATCGAGGACCGGGAAGGGGTGGAACGAATCGATGAGATTTTGTCGGTGCCGGGAATCGATATGGTGCTGGAAGGAGCCGCCGATCTTTCCCAGTCTTACGGAATCCCCTGGCAGACCCGTTCCCCGATCGTGAAGGAAGCGCTGAAACGGGTACAGGAAAGCGCCAGTCGGCGGGGGGTGCCCTACTGTGCCATCCCGCGGGCGGAAGAGGACTTTCCCGCCTTGTATCAGCAAGGGATTCGGGCATTTGTATTGGGAGATGAGAGAGGTGTGTCGTTCCGGGCGATGTCTGCCCATCTGAATCGATATCAAATGAAAGCCGAAGCTTTGATCAAGGAACGGGAACCACTGATGAATCGAGTGGAGAGATATATTTTGTCGGAGAGGGAAAACGGTCGCGGGTCACTTCCCGCTTTCATTTATGATCTGGATGATTTGCGGGAGCATGTGCGTCGATGTGTGCAAACACTCCCCAAGCCTTGCCGTTTGTTTTACGCGATCAAGGCCAATTCGGAGGAGCCGATATTGCGTGCATTGACACCGATCGTTGACGGGTTTGAAGTCGCCTCAATCGGTGAGATCCGAAAGGTGAGAGTGATTGCGCCCGATATCCCGATCATATTCGGAGGTCCGGGCAAAACGGATGAGGAAATCGAAGGGGCAATCGATCATCGCGTTCAACTCATCCACATAGAGAGTGAACATGAACTGCGAAGGGTGGCCACCATTGCCGCCAGACGGAACATCACGGTTCCGATCCTGTTGCGTGTCAATCTGAAGGGACCGTTGCCACAGGCCACGTTGGCGATGGCGGGACGCCCAACGCAATTCGGCATTGAGGAACCGGAAATCCCCGATGTGATCCGATTGGCTCAGCAATTGCCGTCCGTCAGGGTGGAGGGATTTCACCTGCATTCGATTTCCAACAATCTGGATGCGGAACAGCATGTCCGGTTGGTTGAATATTATTGTGATCGGGTGAAGGAATGGGTCGAAATGTTCGGTTTGAGCATCTCCTATCTGAATGCGGGTGGCGGCATCGGGATCAATTATACCGAACTGGATAAACAATTCGACTGGGATCTGTTTGTCAGGCGGTTGGAGTTCATGTTGGCAACCAAATGTCCGCCCGGTGTCACCGTCCTGTTCGAGTGCGGCCGGTTTTTGACCGCTGCTTGCGGATTTTATGCAGTGGAAGTGTTGGATATCAAAAAAAATCATGGGAAGCATTTTGTCATCGTCCGTGGCGGGACGCATCAATTTCGCTTGCCCGTTTCCTGGCAACACAGCCACCCGTTTCGCGTTCTCCCCGTTGAGCGGTGGGATTATCCGTTTCCGAGAAAAGTGCTGACCGATGCTCAAATTACGGTCGTCGGGCAGCTGTGCACACCGAAGGATGTACTGGCAAGGGATGTGTACGTTTCGCGCGTGCGAATCGGAGATGTGATTCTCTTTTCCCATGCGGGCGCCTATGGATGGGCGATTTCCCACCATGATTTTCTCAGTCATCCGCACCCGCGGCACATCTATCTGGGAGAGACGGAGAAAGAAGCGGGAGATGGAGGTGATTCCACACATGACCAATCTATTGTCCACACTCCAGTTGATTGA
- a CDS encoding tetratricopeptide repeat protein: MRNSHKGEWIRNTYEVLKVFPLQLGTLYFTRFHPDPTKVDVTQTGTRFILAVPATSLATDAPLTALLERDESRFVSAEAVFVEKETLYWVYRRMPDTWLAYRLLSPHRVPEREIPLLLQQVVRAWIKIERNGEWTFIHPENLFLEDSGQIRFLYGGPTWLTRPPLFPPDERVRLGLLAYSLLTGQRMPLHVTMETLRSLPEDPVVPNAWRSFLRRMCQASPTNVPSWDETLELLEQTTRILSRPETTGREHTASDPTTGTAKKVSSASERTAPAPHVPTASIPWWKRRAVQLGAAAIGGLMLLTAAGWGITQMIMSNTDSAALSPSQSKQAAIWYNQSLAAYQAKQYDRALDLGKKALAADPSKQGYYLHVAKLHQIRGDFQNGVQVMKQAVKRFPQDPAMQDGLAMQAYYAKDFMAAKTASDKAVQMNPSNPVYFYHNGKILSALGDYAHASEMLKKAIALDSRQPYYHYDLSVYQYRLGQIDPAIRSAKTASDMDSGNSRYKMMLGILYLKKRELVNENPSLLPEEKEAQKRKWAQEAVNVFDSLVKKQALNEGGYYYASVAFYYAGRLPEATNAIQQALKANNRHALYHYHYGVVLAASGKRNEAIAQFRQAVRLEPNHPLYKKALDQLQK; encoded by the coding sequence ATGAGGAACTCACACAAGGGTGAATGGATTCGTAATACATATGAAGTGTTGAAAGTATTTCCCCTTCAACTGGGAACGCTGTATTTCACCCGGTTCCACCCTGATCCGACAAAAGTGGATGTCACCCAAACGGGTACCCGCTTCATTCTTGCAGTTCCGGCCACTTCCCTGGCAACGGATGCACCCCTGACGGCGCTTTTGGAAAGGGACGAATCACGGTTTGTATCAGCGGAAGCGGTGTTTGTCGAAAAGGAGACACTGTACTGGGTGTATCGCCGCATGCCGGACACCTGGCTTGCGTATCGGCTGCTGTCCCCCCATCGCGTTCCGGAGAGGGAGATTCCCTTGCTGTTGCAACAGGTGGTCAGGGCGTGGATAAAGATAGAACGGAATGGAGAATGGACCTTTATCCATCCCGAGAACCTCTTCCTGGAAGACAGCGGACAGATACGCTTTCTGTACGGTGGTCCCACTTGGCTGACACGCCCTCCCCTGTTCCCACCGGATGAGAGAGTTCGTTTGGGTTTGCTGGCGTATTCGCTATTGACCGGTCAACGGATGCCGTTACATGTTACAATGGAAACCCTCCGTTCCCTGCCCGAAGATCCCGTTGTTCCAAATGCATGGAGGTCCTTTCTCCGTCGGATGTGTCAAGCATCGCCAACAAATGTCCCTTCTTGGGACGAAACATTGGAACTGTTGGAGCAAACCACACGGATCCTCTCCAGGCCGGAAACAACGGGAAGGGAACATACCGCATCCGACCCGACCACCGGCACCGCAAAGAAAGTATCAAGTGCGTCTGAACGGACTGCACCGGCACCACATGTCCCAACCGCCTCCATTCCTTGGTGGAAGCGCAGAGCCGTTCAACTGGGAGCGGCCGCAATTGGCGGATTGATGCTGTTGACCGCTGCCGGATGGGGTATCACGCAAATGATCATGTCCAATACGGACTCTGCAGCATTAAGCCCGTCCCAATCCAAACAGGCGGCAATCTGGTACAACCAATCTCTGGCGGCGTATCAAGCGAAACAATACGATCGGGCATTGGACTTGGGTAAAAAAGCTTTGGCAGCCGATCCGAGCAAACAGGGATATTACCTGCATGTCGCCAAATTACACCAAATTCGCGGAGACTTCCAAAACGGCGTGCAAGTCATGAAACAAGCTGTGAAACGCTTCCCGCAAGACCCCGCCATGCAGGACGGATTGGCCATGCAGGCGTATTATGCCAAGGATTTTATGGCCGCCAAAACCGCCAGCGACAAAGCTGTGCAAATGAACCCGTCCAATCCTGTCTATTTCTATCACAACGGAAAAATTCTCAGCGCGCTGGGAGATTACGCACATGCATCGGAGATGTTGAAAAAAGCGATTGCCTTGGACAGTCGGCAACCTTACTATCACTATGACCTATCCGTATATCAATACCGGTTGGGACAAATCGATCCCGCCATCCGCTCCGCCAAGACCGCGTCCGATATGGATAGTGGTAATTCCCGATACAAGATGATGTTGGGTATCCTGTATCTGAAAAAACGAGAACTTGTCAATGAAAATCCGTCGCTTTTACCGGAAGAGAAGGAGGCGCAAAAACGAAAATGGGCACAAGAAGCGGTGAATGTATTCGATTCGTTGGTGAAGAAACAGGCACTGAATGAGGGAGGGTATTATTACGCGTCCGTCGCTTTCTACTACGCGGGACGGCTTCCCGAAGCGACAAACGCCATTCAGCAGGCATTGAAAGCGAACAACCGACACGCTTTGTATCACTACCATTACGGCGTCGTGCTCGCCGCTTCAGGCAAGCGTAATGAAGCAATTGCCCAATTTCGACAGGCGGTTCGTTTGGAGCCGAATCATCCTTTATACAAAAAGGCACTCGACCAATTACAGAAGTGA
- a CDS encoding class D sortase produces MRKLGLLLMAVGGLLVGWSGYQWWTESHTAVYDPKTALAYTPRTHPNDPALSRGIPPYPAPRTGETLGQLIIPRIGAILPIVEGTDEDQLAKGVGHLRGSALPGVTGNAILSGHRDTVFRRMGEVKKGDLLVVRTEAGTFTYRVQKMWVTKPTDRSVLASKPTPILTLTTCYPFGYIGSAPDRYIVEAVLIRIDSKKN; encoded by the coding sequence ATGCGCAAATTGGGGCTTCTGTTGATGGCTGTGGGTGGCTTGCTGGTGGGCTGGAGCGGGTACCAATGGTGGACAGAAAGCCACACAGCTGTGTACGACCCGAAAACGGCGCTGGCGTATACGCCACGGACCCATCCCAACGATCCCGCGCTGTCCAGGGGGATCCCACCCTATCCTGCTCCACGAACGGGAGAAACATTGGGGCAGTTGATCATCCCTCGTATCGGAGCCATTTTGCCCATCGTGGAAGGAACCGATGAGGACCAATTGGCCAAAGGAGTGGGACACCTTCGCGGCAGCGCCCTTCCGGGCGTCACCGGCAATGCGATACTGTCCGGGCATCGGGATACGGTTTTCCGTCGGATGGGTGAAGTGAAAAAAGGCGATTTGCTGGTGGTGAGAACCGAAGCAGGCACTTTTACCTACCGGGTGCAAAAAATGTGGGTGACCAAACCAACGGACCGGTCGGTACTCGCTTCCAAACCCACGCCGATACTGACATTGACCACCTGTTATCCTTTCGGTTATATCGGAAGCGCACCAGATCGCTACATCGTGGAAGCAGTACTGATTCGGATCGATTCGAAAAAAAATTAA